CGTCACCAGCCTGGCCAAGGCCATCGCTGCCACCGGAACCCGTTGCGCCTGGGTTGGCCCGGCCTGGGGCAAAGCGGGTGGCATGTACCAGAAAAATGATGCCCGCACCCAGTTGATATCGCAGTTTCTGGCCGCGAACGTGGCGCCTTGCACGTACATCGACTCGCTGACGCTGTCCAAACCCGGGCAATGGATTACCACCGATGGGCAGCACTTCACCGTCGCCGGTTATCAAGCATGGGGCACTGCGATCGGCGGTGCATTGGCCAAACTGCCCGCCGACCGCGTCAGCAGCACAGGAACCGCCAAATGAGCCGATCAGCACGTGGCTGGGCGCTGTTCGCGCCCTTGATGCTGAGCCTGCACGCCCAGGCCGCCGACATCGCTCTCTACCCGACGGGCCCGGATCAGGACTCGGCCTTCCTGCGTTTTATCAATGCCGCCGAGCAACCGTTGCAACTGCTGGCCGAAGGCTCTCGGGCAAGCCTCAGACTCGAAGGCTCGAATGCCGTGTCTGACTACCTGCCCGTGCCCGCCAACCAGCCGATCAAGGGCACCCTGGAACGCAACGGCAATATCCAGCCGCTGGATATCCAGGTGGCGGCGGGTGAATTCGCCAGCGTGATCGCATTGCCGGACAGTACTCAAGGCATCCGCCAGGTCGTCATCCGTGAGCAACCCGACGACTTCAATAGCCTGAGAGCTTCACTGGCGTTTGTCAGCGCCGATCCGGATTGCCCCCAGGCCGGTTTGCGCGCTGCGGGGGTGAACGCCGAACTGTTCAAGGATGTGGCCAATGCCAGCGTGCAACGCCGCGCCATCAACCCCGTCCGCCTTTCGGTTCAATTGGTCTGCGCCCGCACCGATGTCGGTGCCCCGCTGGACCTGGGCCAGCTCAAGGCCGGCGAGCGCTACAGCGTTGTGCTGCTGCCTGGTGCACATGGCCCGCAGCTGCTGCTCGCAACTGATGTCCTGGCCCACTGATCGGATTGCACCACCACTATGGTTTTTGCCTCTCTCGAGTTTCTGACGTTGTTCCTGCCGCTGTTCCTGTGCGCCTATGCACTGTGTCCAGGAGCCTGGCGCAACGTCACGCTACTGATCGGCAGCTGGCTGTTCTATGGCTGGTTGAGCCCACGGTTCCTCGCCGTGCATGTGATATTGACGATCACGGCGTGGGTCGGTGGCTTGCTGATTGACGCCTTACGGGAAGATGGCAAGGGCCGCATGCGGATACTCGTGGCCCTGATCGTGTTCAACACGGCGGTGCTTTGCTGGTACAAGTACGCCAACATCGTGGCCGGCACATTGATCGACGCCATCACCTGGTCCGGCGCCATGCCTCTGGACTGGCAGCGGGTCATCATGCCGGCCGGGCTTTCGTTCATCGTATTGCAGGCGATTTCCTATCTGGTGGATGTACATCGCCGCACCGTGCCGGTCGAACGCAGCTTCATTGATTACGCCACCTATATTTCGATGTTCGGCCATTCGGTCGCCGGCCCTATCATTCGCTATGACTGGGTTCGGCGCGAGCTGCAGCGGCGTGACTTCAACCTGCAGAATTTCTCGCTGGGCGCGCGCCGGTTCATGGTCGGGATGTGTATGAAGGTCCTGGTGGCCGACACCCTGTCACCCGTGGTCGACGTGGCGTTCAACGTGCAGAACCCAAGCTTCTTTGACGCCTGGCTTGGCTGCCTTGCCTACTCCCTGCAACTGTTCTTCGACTTCGCCGGCTACAGCGCCATGGCCATTGGTCTGGGACTGATGCTGGGTTTCCATTTTCCCGAGAACTTCAACCGTCCCTATCTGGCCAATAGCATCCAGGACTTCTGGCGCCGCTGGCATCTGTCGCTGTCCAACTGGTTACGGGACTATCTTTATATTCCGCTGGGCGGCAATCGCAACGGTGCCTGGAAAACCTATCACAACCTGCTCCTGATCATGGCCATCGCCGGCCTCTGGCACGGTGGTGATAGCTGGAATTATCTGCTTTGGGGCTGCGCCCATGGCCTGGCGTTATGCGCTGACCGTGCCTGGAGCCGTTCTACCCTGCCCACTTTACCGCCGGGGCTTTCCCATGGCCTGACACTGCTGTTCGTAAGCCTGGCCTGGACACTGTTCCGCGCGCCCGACCTTGATGGCGCACTGCGCCTGTATGCCGGGCAGTTCGGCCTGCAGGGTATCGCCCTCGGTGACGAACTGAGCACGACGCTGCGCCCGATACATGGCCTTGCGGCCTT
This genomic stretch from Pseudomonas wuhanensis harbors:
- a CDS encoding alginate O-acetyltransferase AlgF → MSRSARGWALFAPLMLSLHAQAADIALYPTGPDQDSAFLRFINAAEQPLQLLAEGSRASLRLEGSNAVSDYLPVPANQPIKGTLERNGNIQPLDIQVAAGEFASVIALPDSTQGIRQVVIREQPDDFNSLRASLAFVSADPDCPQAGLRAAGVNAELFKDVANASVQRRAINPVRLSVQLVCARTDVGAPLDLGQLKAGERYSVVLLPGAHGPQLLLATDVLAH
- a CDS encoding MBOAT family O-acyltransferase — translated: MVFASLEFLTLFLPLFLCAYALCPGAWRNVTLLIGSWLFYGWLSPRFLAVHVILTITAWVGGLLIDALREDGKGRMRILVALIVFNTAVLCWYKYANIVAGTLIDAITWSGAMPLDWQRVIMPAGLSFIVLQAISYLVDVHRRTVPVERSFIDYATYISMFGHSVAGPIIRYDWVRRELQRRDFNLQNFSLGARRFMVGMCMKVLVADTLSPVVDVAFNVQNPSFFDAWLGCLAYSLQLFFDFAGYSAMAIGLGLMLGFHFPENFNRPYLANSIQDFWRRWHLSLSNWLRDYLYIPLGGNRNGAWKTYHNLLLIMAIAGLWHGGDSWNYLLWGCAHGLALCADRAWSRSTLPTLPPGLSHGLTLLFVSLAWTLFRAPDLDGALRLYAGQFGLQGIALGDELSTTLRPIHGLAALLGVLGIVAPLLRPYCEKQLGGIALYASTLWPIAGFMLSFALIASRETVPFLYFQF